In Desulfosoma sp., the sequence AACAGGGTCATGGCGGCTCCGCGTCCCGCCGTGTTTCCGAGTCCCTGGTAGGTTTCCAGAGGAAGGTCGGGCAACATGCCGATGCGAATGGCCATTACGGGATCGATATGGCTACCAAAGGTCCCCGCCACGAAAAACCGCCGAATGTCGTGAACACTCAGCCCCACCTTGCGTGTGATGATGTGCAATATGGTGTACATGGCCGCTTTGGACTTGAGAAGAATGCCGATGTCGATCTCGGAGACCATGAGATCCAGGCCGTCGGCTGTTTCCTGAGCCCATGCCACCACGTAAGCAGGTCCGTTTTCGACGCTGACGATTCTTGGGTTTGAAACCTTTGTGTTGATTTTTCCCTGAATCGTGAGGATTCCGGCCATGAACATTTCGGCCACGAGATCAATAAGACCGGAGCCGCAGAGGCCTCTGGGCTTTTCTTCCCCCAAAACATGGTACGTGAGTTCCAAGCTCTCGGGATCGATACGGACTTGATCGATGGCTCCAGGCTGCGCCATCATGCCTCGTTCCACCACACCCCCTTCCAAAGCAGGCCCCGCGGCACCGGCGCAGGCCACAAGCCAATCCTTGTTACCCAGAACCACCTCCGCATTGGTTCCCACGTCCACAAGAAGGCAGATCTCTTCAGTGCGGTGCATGCCACTGGCCAGAATACCCGCGATGAGATCGCCTCCGAAATAGGACCCCACATTGGGAAACACCACGAGAATTCCCCTAGGATGCATGGCCATCTGCAGGTCCGTTCCATGGAACACGGGAAAGGTGTTGGCCACGGGAATGTAGGGTTCCTTACAGAGGCGGGATGGGTCCAGCCCTAAAAAGAAATGGGTCATGGTGGTGTTGCCCGCCACGGTCAGAGCATAGATTTGAGAAACATGAAATCCATGCTTTTGAGCCAGA encodes:
- a CDS encoding ASKHA domain-containing protein translates to MHESMPHEDIIADWLRLDPLVVRRVVHTSAPSLADNTADLDRLRRALRQQGYDPLRIPPQELGTYAGRFREGNFTATAILSFTGDAWELTELFAGSDDSPLLGVAVDLGTTQIAFYLVDLVTGKLLDRLSVPNPQIPYGEDILTRILYAATPDKLAFMHHLLRSTLNDTLSLLAQKHGFHVSQIYALTVAGNTTMTHFFLGLDPSRLCKEPYIPVANTFPVFHGTDLQMAMHPRGILVVFPNVGSYFGGDLIAGILASGMHRTEEICLLVDVGTNAEVVLGNKDWLVACAGAAGPALEGGVVERGMMAQPGAIDQVRIDPESLELTYHVLGEEKPRGLCGSGLIDLVAEMFMAGILTIQGKINTKVSNPRIVSVENGPAYVVAWAQETADGLDLMVSEIDIGILLKSKAAMYTILHIITRKVGLSVHDIRRFFVAGTFGSHIDPVMAIRIGMLPDLPLETYQGLGNTAGRGAAMTLLDRSLLADMDAVRQRITYVELNVNLELMNEFRGATFLPHTDPKLFPSVSIHPRAMG